TATTAGCCAAATGGACAGAtttgactggctgactggctgtgCGGCTGTGTGCCTGTGCCATATGTGAAGGTTGTCGCTAGTCCAACTCGGCAGTGGTATCTGCCATGTGTTGCCTTAAAGTgcactgagagaaatagaaTTCGAGTTTAGATGGGAATATGTGTTTGTTCTTTGTGAAATCCTTAACTATACTAGGGAGTAGTACATAGAGGGTTTTATAATTGTATCTATGAAGCTGAATATGATACGGAAGCATTTCCGGTAAATGGTATTACATCTTCTTTGAATGTCGGCATTTAATGATACTACGGAATCTTTAAGATTTGAATAAATGCTAAAAGCTTCTGGCAGTGTAAGAACTTTAACACCAAATTATCTATTTTCATTGTTTGATACTCAATAAAATCCTATGTATCGAATGTTCCTGCAGACTTTGAGCCAACTGTTTGATAAATGCTTTCAAAATCTTTGCAATGAATGGCAATTTTTCAAGATTTACAACTTCAAACAGAATGCGAGTGTAAGATAAGCAGTTGCCAACCCGAATATCAGAGTGGGTATTCGGAAACAGCTGGTCAAGTTGAACCATGAACTTTGGTATACTGCAGCTAAAGCTAATTTTCCGTAACTTTCTCCAACGAAGCTTAAGTGGCCGCTGCCTTGACCTTTCGAATTGTCACGGCAACGAGCGTTGCTAACATTTAAGCAATATCTTATGAGCaactattattatatattggaTGGGGATAAAAGGGTACGATGGTTTAATGCTTAAAGGCTGATTATGTATAGTCATTTCGTAAATAGTCTAAAGCATTTCAGTGGTGCCGTATAAATCGGACATGCAAGGAGCCCCTCCATTTGAGGCGCCAGATTATTGCTTAGCACCGCATATAAAAATGGATTTGGCTACATTTAGCTCCACATTTGTATGGCACTCTAACCTGACCATTGGCAAAGTTGATGGCAAACCGGTTCTTAAATTAGTATTTTTGAAAGTCGGACGAATCTAATTATCTAGTCATTGGTGCTTGACGAGCAATAAGCATtaataagtatattttatttattatatagtgTTCACATTTTAACGTACGAGTGGGTTCGGTGTCAAACCAATATCGCTTCGACTGTGCACTCCAACAAAAGTTTTTCGCTATTTTTCCTGTACCTTCCATAGAAAAAGCTGCCTCCAATCCGGTAGTCACCCAGGTACAAAAATGATGGAATTAGATTTCCATTCAAATGCCAATCCCGCAGGTAGTAGTAACCCGTCTGTATGGGACAACTGGTGGCAAAGTTTCCAACCTTCAGCATGGTGAGGTACCAGCGACGATATAGTGATTCTTGCGAGCCTTTGAGTAAAACGCAGTAGTTTATATCATGCTGAAATATGCTTTGATATGATTTGCTTTTGGACACACGAAATTCAAAACTCAAATGGGCCTTTAGGCCAGCAGTCAGTATCCTTACAAGAGTCATATCCATTTTAACTTTACCATTAACGACCTGCAGTGTAAAATTGGAAAAAACATCTCGTTTGTATGTACAGTTGCCGGttttaaaaaccattttggTTGCctgttgatattttttaattagatcattttgtgtttcaataATGTTTTTTACAGTAAATACCAAAATATAAGTTGTTAATCCTAATAAAGCTATTgccataaacaatttaatggtCTTTGCAAACATTGCGTGTGACGCGACTGTAGACTTTGTTCGTAAACtgtttcaataatttttagaATGGTTTTGCGAATGGAATATAGCTAAGTTTACTGATGCGTGAATGCTTTTTAATAgtacacaaatttttttttatatgtataagtgGCGTATTAAGAAggcttattgtttttatacacTAACACAGATAATTTGCTAATATTACCAAAactatattttctaaaaattgATGACAAGATTTTGCTCACGCATTCATATCAAAGCTTTACTTTGATACTCATTGGGGCCAAGTATGCCAAGAAGGTTTCTCAATAAGTTATCTGATCGTGTGGAGCctgacatatgtatatactcgCTAAGTGTATGAATGTCAACATATATTGTTGAATATGAGTATGTATGGATGAATATGTTAAATGTATACCTAAGGTCCTATACAGCAAGGAACATAGTATCTTTTTAACTAAAGTAATCTCTACTGCGATATTTTTTAGTAACATATcatgatttatttataaattctgtTTTTTCATGTCgaacaaaatatgttttctgcTACTTAGGAAATTTTCCCCATAAGCAGGGTTGCATTTATCCAAGACGTGAAGTACATGAGTATGGGTAGTCAGTAAACTTGTATTAATTTGTATTCGTTTCTGATTTAATATCAgtaaaaatttgaatgtttaaTGAGGAAAATGAAAGTGTTTTATAAGTTTAAGTATTTGTCTTTATCGTTTATCCCTCAAAGTAGTGCACATTAATTTCTTACTGTCTTagatgtttatttaaatgtatcttaAATTTAATGACAATATGTCAATAGTAAACCTTGAGTAAATAATCTAAGATAATATAGAGTAAAGAAAATGATACAATTCTAAAACCTTGGTGGGCCCCTAGTCGATGGTTACGATAACATTTTGgacacatttttgcaaaagtAAACCCAAAATGAATAAGACACATGTGCCATAAACGAGAaggttttttaatataatttgtattctCCATTCCTTTACCCGTCTAATGGCTTATGCGGTAATCGTAGCATCAGCGCTGCAGCTCATTATGAAGACTTCATCGCTGCTTTTGTACCTGCCATAGAAATTGTAGGTCTCTAAACGATAGGAGCCGCCTGAAATAAATGGCGGCACCAGACTGTTGCCAAACTGCCAGCCTCGTAGGTAATAATGGCCGGGACTTAATGGGCACTGTCGCAGAAAGTTACCATATTTGAGAAGGTTCATGTACCACTTCTTGAAAAGATTGTTCTTGTACACGTTAACAATattacacacatttacacTGGTTGAGAAAATGCTCTGAAAACTCTTGGAGTTAGGCACTCGAAGCTGAAAGTCCAGTCTAGCATACCAACCCTTTATTAATGGTTTCTTTAGAAACATATCTAAATAGACCTTGCCATTGTCTAATACGAAGGTAAAGTTATCAAAGTAGTCGCGGTTAAATCGGCTCTCTCCTACTGTCAACGTTATGTGTTTCTGGAAGGAGGTGAACAAATTTtggaatatattttcatttaaagacCTTAAGATGACTCACAGCCTTCACTTTGTTGGCGCGAAGAGCCAGTAGGAATATAAAACACCAGACAAGTCTCTTAGCATTGAGAAACATTAAGCTCCACATTGCTGTGGCTCTCTCCTCTGACTGTTGTTAAAGTTGACGGCAAGCCAGTTCTTAAATTGGTATATTTTTAGTACCAACCGAATTCAATTATCTAGTCTTTTGGTGCCTAACGATCAATCAgacataatatatttattaaatatttttacgtACGAGTGCGTTTCGTGTCAAAATAATATCGCTTCAACTGCGCGCTTCACGCACATATTTTTGAGCTTCTTTTGCTTCCTTTCAATCCagttcatttttattttaataatgtttccaacaaaatattatttgttaatcCTATTGCTATAAATAGTTTAATCTGAAAACGTTACGTGTGACGCCACGGTAGACTTTATttgtaaaaatcaattttcagcAATTTTAACAAGAGCTTATGCCCGTATATTAATAAATGGCACACTCGAGTAAGACTTCAATAGGCATTATTGGCTTCCGATCTGTATAATATCTTAAGGAATATAGCAAGCCGCAAGGTTGTTTCTTCCAATTATCCTGCAGTACACATTTCGAAAACATATTATAATACCATTTGGAAATAAATATTACTATACTGCAGAAACAATGGGCTAGTATGTTTATTAGTTAAGTATTACATTGAGCAGGAATAACTGATGACCTctacaattttgttaaaaacaacaacatacaCCAATTGTATAGTTAATCTGTTTTCAATATTGCGAAGATAGTCATGTCCAATACAAAATCCTCTTGCTTTGTCTtgagttttccaaaaaagaaGTGACTAGAGACACGATAATCGCCCGCGTACAAGTACTGAGGCACCAGTTGTGACTCCAGCTTCCAGTTATGCAGAAAATAATGGCCCTCGGGGACTGGGCAGTTAAGCATGAAGTTGCCATGATTCAGCATACTCTTGAACcaagttttaaaaatattattctgGAGTGCTGACACAATTCCACAAGTGTCTAAAACATGGGCAAAGACGCGCTGGTAATGCTTTGCTTTGCCCAAACTTATAGAGAAGTCGACAAGCGATTTGAAGCCGCGGTTCAAGGGCTTCTTGATTATCATGTCCAGATTCATTGTGTTATTGATGATGCTCAGGGTGAAGTTTTCGAAATAGTTTGGGTTGTACTTATACTGTCCGTTTTGGATGAGAACGCTAGACTTTACTATATATGAGTAATTAAAATCCGTtagatttaaaataaaaactcacGGCTTCGGCGACAGACAGCTGATTGACCAAGAGTAACAGAAATGTTTTAATGccataaatgtaaataatgaacatttttatattaacaacaatattaaaatgatCTTTCAAATATGTGTTCTGGACATGAGACTGCCGACTAACAACTCTAACAATTGTTTGGGctaaactaattttaattgcCTTTCGCAATATACAAATTAGGGGTGTAATCaatattatacaaaataaCTAGCGATAGGTTTCAAAcataattgattttattgtaaatgataactatattgatttaatttcaaCTTCAAGCATACAGGCAAGCAAAAAATCCGGATCTCTATTTCCCTTCTTGCTTTGAAACAACTTGGTCGTAATGCGATAGGCGCCGGGAAAAAAGAACGATGGAATATCAAGCTCAGAACTATTGTAATCTCTTATGTAGTAATGATTCTCTGGAAATGGGCAATTACGAAAAAAGTTACCATACAATCTGAATGATGAGATCCATTTCTTAAACATATTGCCTTTACGGTTGCTCAGTATGTTGCACATGTCTAGAGAGTATTCATAAAAGATTTGATAGGTGTTCGATTTATATTTGCGTGTGAAGAACTCCATATTTAGCCGTAAGCCCGAGTATAAGGGCCTTATAACGTCCACATCCAAATTCATTTTGGCATTCGTCAATTCAATTGTTAAATTACGCAGATAGCTTCGATTATAATCATTACAATTGGGCGTTTTGGAAAGAACAGCTTTGGTCATCTATAAGAGTTACGAAAGTGCGAATAACTGACTGAGTCTGAAAATCAGTGTCGTTGGATTTGTTTTGaagaaatgtttatatttaccATAGTTGCACGTTGGACGAGGCACAGAAAAATCGAAAGCGCTGCTAAATACTTCATACTTGTTGTGAAGAATTTCATAGCAGAAATGAAACGGACTGTCGATTGATAAAGAAATTCAACTTGAACACACATGTGGCAATTTTTCGGCAATTGAGTTGTATAATGATTTTTACCGAAATGTTGATCATctaaataattgtatttattcGCTTTTATGTATTCATATGATTTGTAATAGCccacatttgtatttttttgtggtGTACATGCTGAACTGCTgattctgatcaagaatacacttatatataatttatggggtt
The sequence above is a segment of the Drosophila virilis strain 15010-1051.87 chromosome 3, Dvir_AGI_RSII-ME, whole genome shotgun sequence genome. Coding sequences within it:
- the LOC6622345 gene encoding uncharacterized protein, with product MVFKTGNCTYKRDVFSNFTLQVVNGKVKMDMTLVRILTAGLKAHLSFEFRVSKSKSYQSIFQHDINYCVLLKGSQESLYRRWYLTMLKVGNFATSCPIQTGYYYLRDWHLNGNLIPSFLYLGDYRIGGSFFYGRYRKNSEKLLLECTVEAILV
- the LOC6622355 gene encoding uncharacterized protein, coding for MWSLMFLNAKRLVWCFIFLLALRANKVKAKHITLTVGESRFNRDYFDNFTFVLDNGKVYLDMFLKKPLIKGWYARLDFQLRVPNSKSFQSIFSTSVNVCNIVNVYKNNLFKKWYMNLLKYGNFLRQCPLSPGHYYLRGWQFGNSLVPPFISGGSYRLETYNFYGRYKSSDEVFIMSCSADATITA
- the LOC6622312 gene encoding uncharacterized protein — its product is MNLDVDVIRPLYSGLRLNMEFFTRKYKSNTYQIFYEYSLDMCNILSNQNHYYIRDYNSSELDIPSFFFPGAYRITTKLFQSKKGNRDPDFLLALKSSVLIQNGQYKYNPNYFENFTLSIINNTMNLDMIIKKPLNRGFKSLVDFSISLGKAKHYQRVFAHVLDTCGIVSALQNNIFKTWFKSMLNHGNFMLNCPVPEGHYFLHNWKLESQLVPQYLYAGDYRVSSHFFFGKLKTKQEDFVLDMTIFAILKTD